From a region of the Candidatus Jettenia caeni genome:
- a CDS encoding DNA polymerase I: protein MPERFFIIDGHSHCYQAYYAITAKLTTPDRKPVNAVYGFTRILQKLLREHRPEYIVAVFDTKWITHRHMSYREYKANRKPTPDELQIQIPLIYQIIRAYHIPIYAAKGYEADDIISSLVQKLSDKPVEIVIVTSDKDMEQLLSPQVRIFNIKKNIMIDQEVLLKEKGIRPDQVVDVLALSGDAVDNVPGVPGIGNKTALELIQKWGSLESILANVDHISGKKRQENLRLFTDQARLSQNLLRLHSNIPLQIDMDTCKFHNIENTKLKKLFRKFGFNSLLTDMVATAKTEETHYKLINTPERFDEFFDQLTKQRIFAVDLETTNINPLKAHIVGISFSWQPKEAYYIPFMGPEGTECLNPGTVLPKIRTILEDENIKKAGQNIKYDLLVLKNNTILLRGIVFDSMIASYLLNPIKRNHNLDDIALEYLSYKTISISELIGLGKEQITMDQVDINKVCQYACQDADITFRLANLMEPLLKKQGLWHLFQMVEIPLIYALAKMEWNGICVDATILQKMSGSLTTRLQQFEKEIYTSANHEFNIGSPKQLSEVLFEKLELPQLRRTKTGLSTDANVLTTLAWHHPLPKLVLEYRQLIKLKNTYVDALPNMINENTGRVHTTFNQTVTATGRLSSSEPNLQNIPIRTDIGRQIRSAFIPCEKDSVFLSADYSQIELRILAHFSDDTALVTAFQQDKDIHVSVASTIYGIPIEQVTSEMRRNAKAINFGIIYGLNEYGLSRDTGLSLKDAHNFINAYFNLYHGVKRFKDTVLEKARSCGYVKTLFNRKRSIPDLNSENKKRRNLAERIAVNTIIQGSAADLIKVAMNKIHAKLISGGYEAKMLLQIHDELLFEVKENALTLTRSMIQEEMSNAVTLNVPIKVNIKTGKNWMEAE from the coding sequence ATGCCAGAGCGATTCTTTATCATAGATGGACATTCACATTGCTATCAAGCTTATTATGCTATTACGGCAAAGCTTACAACTCCTGATAGAAAACCAGTAAATGCAGTATATGGATTCACCAGGATACTACAAAAGTTACTCAGGGAGCATCGCCCTGAATATATAGTTGCGGTCTTTGATACAAAGTGGATTACTCACAGGCACATGAGTTATCGTGAGTATAAAGCAAACCGTAAACCGACACCCGATGAATTACAGATACAAATTCCTTTAATTTATCAGATAATCAGAGCATATCATATACCTATTTATGCTGCTAAAGGATATGAGGCGGATGATATAATCAGCTCTCTTGTGCAAAAGCTGTCCGATAAACCTGTCGAAATTGTTATAGTAACTTCAGATAAAGACATGGAACAATTATTAAGCCCACAGGTAAGAATATTTAATATAAAGAAAAACATAATGATTGACCAGGAGGTTCTTCTTAAAGAAAAGGGTATACGTCCAGATCAGGTAGTGGATGTTCTGGCTCTTTCAGGAGATGCAGTAGATAATGTGCCTGGAGTGCCCGGTATTGGCAACAAAACAGCATTAGAGCTTATCCAAAAATGGGGATCCTTAGAATCTATCCTTGCCAATGTCGACCATATATCCGGAAAGAAGAGGCAAGAGAATTTAAGATTATTTACAGACCAAGCCAGGCTTTCTCAAAATCTTCTCAGACTTCATAGTAATATCCCTCTTCAAATCGATATGGATACTTGCAAGTTTCATAACATCGAAAACACAAAACTAAAAAAATTGTTTAGGAAGTTTGGGTTTAATTCACTTCTGACGGACATGGTTGCAACGGCAAAAACCGAGGAAACACACTACAAACTCATAAATACCCCTGAAAGGTTTGATGAATTTTTTGATCAATTGACAAAACAAAGGATATTTGCTGTTGATTTGGAAACAACCAATATCAATCCTCTTAAAGCGCACATAGTAGGTATTTCATTCTCCTGGCAGCCCAAAGAGGCATATTATATACCTTTCATGGGGCCAGAAGGAACTGAATGTTTGAATCCTGGTACTGTACTTCCCAAAATCCGAACTATTTTAGAAGATGAAAACATTAAGAAAGCTGGACAAAATATTAAATATGATCTCCTGGTACTCAAAAATAATACTATTCTATTACGGGGGATAGTATTCGACTCCATGATTGCCTCATACCTTCTTAATCCTATTAAAAGAAATCACAATCTGGATGATATCGCATTGGAATATTTATCTTATAAGACAATAAGTATCTCAGAATTAATTGGTCTTGGGAAAGAACAAATTACTATGGACCAGGTAGATATTAATAAGGTCTGCCAATATGCCTGTCAGGATGCTGATATTACATTCCGGCTGGCTAACCTCATGGAACCTCTTCTCAAAAAGCAAGGGTTATGGCATTTATTCCAAATGGTAGAAATTCCTTTAATTTACGCTTTAGCCAAGATGGAATGGAACGGAATATGTGTAGATGCTACTATCTTACAAAAGATGTCTGGCAGTTTAACTACAAGGTTACAGCAATTCGAAAAAGAAATTTATACTTCTGCCAATCATGAATTCAATATTGGCTCTCCCAAACAATTGAGTGAAGTTCTCTTTGAGAAGCTTGAATTACCACAATTAAGGCGTACAAAGACTGGTTTATCAACTGACGCAAATGTACTTACCACGCTTGCCTGGCATCATCCACTACCTAAATTAGTGCTGGAATACAGGCAACTTATAAAGTTAAAGAATACCTATGTTGACGCCTTGCCAAATATGATAAATGAAAATACCGGTCGGGTACATACAACATTTAATCAAACGGTAACAGCTACCGGACGACTGAGTAGTAGTGAGCCGAATCTTCAAAATATTCCAATTCGGACAGATATTGGAAGGCAGATTCGAAGTGCTTTTATCCCTTGCGAAAAGGACAGTGTATTTTTATCCGCTGATTATTCACAAATTGAATTACGTATACTCGCACACTTTTCTGATGATACAGCATTGGTGACAGCATTCCAGCAGGATAAGGATATCCATGTATCTGTTGCATCAACCATTTATGGTATCCCGATAGAACAGGTAACATCAGAAATGAGAAGAAATGCAAAGGCAATTAATTTTGGAATTATTTATGGACTCAATGAGTATGGGCTTTCCAGAGATACAGGGTTATCCTTAAAAGATGCCCATAATTTTATTAACGCCTATTTTAATTTGTATCACGGTGTCAAGCGGTTTAAAGATACGGTCTTAGAAAAAGCAAGGAGTTGTGGATACGTAAAAACACTCTTTAACAGAAAACGATCTATACCCGACCTCAATTCTGAAAATAAAAAACGAAGGAACCTTGCAGAGCGCATTGCTGTTAATACGATCATCCAGGGTTCTGCAGCCGATCTCATAAAAGTTGCTATGAATAAAATTCACGCCAAATTAATAAGCGGTGGATATGAAGCGAAGATGCTACTTCAAATACATGATGAACTACTCTTCGAGGTAAAAGAGAATGCCTTAACATTAACACGTTCCATGATCCAAGAGGAAATGAGTAATGCAGTTACGCTGAACGTTCCGATTAAGGTAAACATAAAAACCGGAAAGAACTGGATGGAAGCAGAATGA
- a CDS encoding GTP-binding protein, translated as MGLNCGIVGLPNVGKSTIFNALTSAKATSANYPFCTIDPNVGIVAVPDQRLENIAKIIPTEKIVPTTVEFVDIAGLVKGASQGEGLGNQFLGHIKSVNAILHVVRCFDKSDIIHIEGGVHPIRDIEIINTELILADMETVEKRLVKNEKLVKTGDKNIIASLDILKKVREGLNNNKLVRLLVLTDEEKKHIEDLHLMTAKPVLYVINIFDLEKDKQYIDRVTDFARQENSKCVVISGDIESEIAQMEPSERKTYYEEMGIGESGLEKLIRETYSLLGLITYFTAGPKEVKAWTIKQGIKAPQAAGVIHSDFERGFICAETYNYNDLVALGSEQKVKEKGLLRLEGKDYIVKDGDIMHFRFNV; from the coding sequence ATGGGTTTAAACTGCGGTATCGTTGGATTGCCAAATGTTGGGAAATCTACGATTTTTAATGCGCTAACATCAGCCAAAGCCACCTCGGCAAATTATCCCTTTTGTACCATTGATCCCAACGTGGGTATAGTTGCCGTGCCGGATCAACGTCTGGAGAACATAGCTAAAATAATTCCTACGGAAAAAATTGTTCCTACGACTGTTGAATTTGTGGATATAGCTGGTTTGGTAAAGGGGGCAAGCCAGGGAGAGGGATTGGGAAATCAATTTTTGGGCCATATTAAAAGTGTTAATGCCATTCTCCATGTGGTACGTTGTTTTGACAAAAGTGACATTATTCATATTGAAGGAGGGGTTCATCCGATCAGGGATATTGAAATTATCAACACGGAACTGATTCTGGCCGATATGGAGACAGTGGAAAAGCGATTGGTTAAAAATGAAAAGCTAGTGAAAACAGGGGATAAAAACATTATTGCTTCTCTTGACATACTAAAAAAGGTCAGAGAAGGTTTAAATAATAACAAACTTGTCAGATTGTTAGTTTTAACAGATGAGGAAAAAAAGCATATTGAAGATTTGCATTTAATGACAGCAAAACCGGTGTTATATGTCATTAATATCTTTGATCTTGAAAAGGATAAACAGTATATCGATAGAGTTACTGATTTTGCAAGACAAGAGAATTCTAAGTGCGTTGTCATTTCAGGGGATATTGAATCAGAGATTGCCCAGATGGAACCTTCTGAAAGAAAGACCTATTATGAGGAGATGGGAATAGGAGAGTCAGGATTGGAAAAATTGATTCGAGAAACTTATAGTCTGTTAGGTCTGATTACCTACTTTACGGCTGGCCCAAAAGAAGTAAAGGCTTGGACAATTAAACAAGGTATTAAAGCGCCACAGGCTGCTGGAGTAATACATTCTGATTTTGAACGTGGGTTTATCTGTGCAGAGACGTACAATTATAATGATCTTGTTGCTTTGGGTTCAGAGCAAAAGGTGAAAGAAAAAGGCCTTTTAAGACTTGAGGGAAAGGATTATATTGTGAAAGATGGGGATATTATGCATTTTCGATTTAATGTATAG
- a CDS encoding exopolysaccharide biosynthesis protein, translated as MDKKMSLGFVPDHISFSRQVHLTDYLNIIRKRKWVVIVFFLVVVSIVSFISFSTTPVYKATAQIIIEQRSPFVDKITGVMNVDPNNRDDYQTQYNLLMSRSLAKNVIEDLKLWKEFGIDEIQNPNSSTLPVGVSRDSLISSSIDTSASNIPVSGISATPYPTWIVDWYLSKLEIVPLRETHLVYISFLNESPEKAARIANAHVRAFIARTVQEQRSFSQQAIDWLKAQIRGQKIKVGTSQRAVYEYKYEQLESFSIDDKNIFALPEIMQSPVIQDLRAKLAELKARKLEMITKYGPKHPKMIEINSSIEKLEQGIIDEVQTVRKTIKAELDRIVALEKIAQQKGAVAYNEKAINYDMLSLDAESDQEMYDILLKQAKEISLTGNMEKNDIRVVDEAEVPLFPVKPKIFLNIFVSAVLGLTFGAGLAFFLEYMDKTVRTPEDIAQRLGLPMLGMIPYDKSLKKGKVLALQGNESHRNQNKLKGVYTQYDVSGSFVTRLPLMQAGMSGQVLLIESTTSGEGKTTVLAKSAISLARGGLRVLMVDADVQRPSLHHLFGLKNDEENGLINAMSRVLLQEIRQGSLNKYSVSDLFSLLALKKQSGQLVITNDSQTMTAIFENGCLIHIQSQDIPFANRLGTMLLRGGFITESQLKDAIERNHRTGQPLGYILINAGYINQAQLQGPLKLQMEEHLQKLFSWKQGTFVFEPGSVERYEDKRIYFAEDYTSIINRLGRISGSRLLESEVLSHVKPVNEPNLSLLPAGIGDTRPDGPLYFTLLSKFLTLLKQRYDVVLVDAPPLLDFMNGVTPLLSLVDGVIFIVKSGHVSIDYINKATSCIKDAKTNIIGAVLNQAKIRHGYYYK; from the coding sequence GTGGATAAAAAAATGAGCCTTGGATTTGTGCCAGACCATATATCATTTTCACGACAAGTACATCTAACAGACTATCTTAATATCATCAGAAAACGTAAATGGGTAGTCATTGTTTTCTTTTTAGTTGTGGTTTCTATAGTTAGTTTCATATCATTTTCTACCACACCTGTCTATAAAGCCACTGCACAGATCATTATTGAACAGAGGTCCCCATTTGTAGATAAGATAACGGGAGTTATGAATGTAGATCCTAATAATAGAGACGATTACCAAACACAATATAATTTATTAATGAGTAGGAGCCTTGCAAAAAATGTTATCGAAGATTTAAAATTATGGAAGGAATTTGGTATCGATGAAATTCAAAATCCAAATTCTTCAACTTTACCTGTCGGTGTGTCTCGTGATTCTTTGATTTCGTCAAGCATTGACACCTCCGCCTCAAATATTCCGGTATCAGGGATATCAGCTACACCCTATCCAACTTGGATTGTAGATTGGTATTTATCAAAGCTTGAGATTGTACCTCTTCGCGAAACACATCTGGTCTATATTAGCTTCTTAAACGAATCACCTGAAAAGGCTGCACGTATAGCCAATGCACATGTCCGGGCATTTATCGCAAGAACCGTTCAGGAGCAGCGTTCATTCTCACAGCAAGCGATAGATTGGCTTAAGGCACAGATTCGAGGGCAAAAGATTAAAGTAGGAACATCCCAGCGTGCAGTTTACGAATACAAATATGAGCAACTTGAGTCATTTTCTATCGATGACAAAAATATTTTTGCATTACCGGAAATTATGCAAAGCCCTGTTATTCAAGATCTTCGTGCTAAATTAGCAGAGCTTAAGGCTAGGAAATTAGAGATGATTACCAAGTATGGTCCTAAGCATCCGAAGATGATTGAGATTAATTCCAGTATTGAGAAATTAGAGCAAGGAATTATTGACGAGGTGCAAACTGTAAGGAAGACAATCAAAGCAGAGTTAGACCGGATTGTAGCCCTTGAAAAAATAGCTCAGCAAAAAGGGGCTGTAGCTTATAACGAAAAGGCTATTAACTATGATATGTTGTCTCTGGATGCTGAAAGTGATCAAGAGATGTATGATATTCTGCTCAAGCAGGCAAAGGAGATTAGTCTTACCGGCAATATGGAGAAGAACGACATCCGGGTTGTGGATGAGGCTGAGGTACCACTTTTTCCAGTTAAGCCGAAGATATTTTTAAATATCTTTGTATCTGCAGTGCTAGGTTTGACATTTGGTGCAGGGCTTGCCTTCTTCCTCGAGTATATGGATAAAACGGTGAGAACCCCTGAAGATATCGCACAACGGCTTGGTTTACCAATGCTTGGGATGATACCTTATGATAAATCCCTAAAAAAAGGCAAAGTTCTTGCTTTGCAAGGTAATGAATCTCATCGCAATCAAAATAAACTTAAAGGTGTTTATACCCAATATGATGTTTCAGGAAGTTTTGTTACGAGATTACCATTGATGCAAGCAGGAATGTCTGGTCAGGTGCTTTTGATAGAAAGTACAACTAGTGGTGAGGGTAAAACTACTGTTTTGGCAAAATCAGCAATAAGTCTGGCAAGGGGTGGACTACGTGTACTTATGGTAGACGCTGATGTGCAAAGACCATCATTGCATCATTTATTTGGTTTAAAGAATGATGAAGAAAATGGATTGATTAATGCGATGTCCCGAGTGCTGTTACAGGAAATACGGCAGGGCTCTTTAAATAAGTATAGTGTGAGTGATCTTTTTTCTCTTCTTGCCCTTAAAAAACAAAGTGGACAACTTGTCATTACTAATGATTCTCAAACTATGACTGCTATCTTTGAGAACGGTTGCCTTATTCACATCCAGAGCCAGGATATTCCTTTTGCTAATCGTTTAGGAACTATGCTGCTACGGGGAGGTTTTATTACAGAAAGTCAGTTAAAAGATGCTATAGAGAGAAATCATCGTACGGGACAACCGTTAGGATACATCCTTATTAATGCCGGATATATTAATCAAGCTCAATTACAAGGACCTTTAAAGTTGCAAATGGAGGAACACCTCCAGAAACTTTTTAGTTGGAAACAAGGTACTTTTGTTTTTGAACCAGGTAGTGTGGAGAGATACGAAGATAAAAGAATTTATTTTGCAGAGGATTATACATCAATTATCAATCGTTTAGGCCGTATCTCAGGAAGTCGATTACTGGAAAGTGAGGTCCTCTCTCATGTGAAACCTGTTAATGAACCAAATTTATCACTCTTACCTGCGGGCATAGGGGATACAAGACCTGATGGTCCGCTCTATTTTACCCTTCTCTCAAAATTCCTGACTCTTCTGAAACAAAGGTACGATGTAGTCCTTGTGGATGCCCCGCCTTTATTAGATTTTATGAACGGTGTAACGCCTTTACTTTCATTAGTTGACGGTGTAATTTTTATTGTTAAATCAGGACATGTATCTATCGATTATATCAATAAGGCCACTAGCTGCATAAAAGATGCAAAAACTAATATCATTGGTGCTGTCCTGAATCAAGCAAAAATAAGGCATGGGTATTATTATAAATGA
- a CDS encoding ABC transporter ATP-binding component → MPYCIETYNLTKRYPVIKGYGDILLHPFRKKAITALNNVNIQIKKNELFGLLGPNGAGKTTLIKILCTLVLPTSGRALVNGLDVEKDGKKIRKIIGYVIGDERSFYWRLTGRQNLRFFAKLNNISHKEADQKIKNLLEFMELTRDADRMFKDYSTGMRQKLAIARGLLTNPEIIFMDEPTSGLDPITAQKLIRFIREKLVGEEGKTVIFATHNLHEVEVLCDQIAIVNGGKVKIAGAVKEIKKMFHSEKRYVIKLKSAKNSLVSKIQNIAIANKVTTIPDDITPDRIQIEFEALSDNGNIFQMVKELVDMGSEISSFYEKEISLGELFSRVIDTGNSTMSLHTMAKI, encoded by the coding sequence TTGCCTTACTGTATAGAGACATATAATCTTACAAAAAGATATCCAGTAATAAAAGGATATGGCGATATACTCTTGCATCCTTTTAGAAAGAAGGCTATTACAGCGCTTAATAATGTAAACATTCAGATAAAAAAGAATGAGTTGTTTGGCCTTCTGGGTCCAAACGGTGCAGGAAAAACTACCCTGATAAAGATCCTTTGTACACTGGTTCTTCCTACATCAGGAAGAGCACTTGTTAATGGCTTGGATGTTGAAAAGGATGGGAAGAAGATAAGAAAAATAATAGGCTATGTTATAGGTGATGAGAGAAGCTTTTATTGGAGGCTTACAGGAAGACAAAATCTTAGATTCTTTGCAAAACTCAACAATATTTCTCACAAGGAAGCTGATCAGAAGATCAAGAATTTACTGGAGTTTATGGAACTTACACGCGATGCAGACAGAATGTTTAAAGATTATTCTACTGGCATGAGGCAAAAATTGGCAATAGCCAGAGGGTTGCTTACAAATCCTGAGATTATTTTTATGGATGAACCAACGAGTGGATTAGACCCTATTACTGCCCAAAAATTAATAAGGTTTATAAGGGAAAAATTAGTTGGAGAGGAAGGGAAGACAGTAATATTTGCAACTCATAATTTGCATGAAGTTGAGGTACTATGTGACCAGATTGCTATCGTTAACGGAGGAAAGGTAAAAATTGCAGGTGCCGTAAAGGAAATAAAAAAGATGTTCCATTCAGAGAAAAGGTATGTAATAAAATTGAAGAGTGCAAAAAATAGTTTAGTAAGCAAGATTCAAAATATAGCTATCGCTAATAAAGTTACAACTATACCTGATGATATTACACCTGATAGAATCCAAATCGAATTTGAGGCTTTATCTGACAATGGGAATATATTCCAGATGGTTAAAGAACTAGTAGATATGGGCAGCGAGATAAGCTCCTTTTACGAAAAAGAAATTTCATTAGGAGAACTATTTTCAAGAGTTATAGATACCGGAAATAGTACTATGTCATTGCACACTATGGCTAAAATTTAA
- a CDS encoding dephospho-CoA kinase — MNLKPKIIGITGGISSGKSTIGRMLASLGAEYIDADEICHRLILLKEFKNKITERFGNSIQDTYGKIDRSRLAEVVFQDKACLDDLCGILHPAVIDQIKLRIDEIEKRGRRKAIIIDAALLEESDLSLICDFVIFINTGKNHRLERSQASRRWPRGELEKRERFQMDLEDKKKKADYIIDNNSTIDNTFRQVKEFWQRYIEEI, encoded by the coding sequence ATGAACCTTAAGCCTAAGATTATTGGCATAACCGGTGGTATATCAAGTGGAAAAAGCACAATAGGCCGTATGCTTGCCTCATTAGGAGCTGAATACATAGACGCTGATGAGATATGCCACAGACTAATCCTTCTCAAAGAATTCAAAAATAAGATTACAGAAAGATTTGGGAATAGCATTCAGGATACCTACGGGAAGATTGATCGCTCACGCCTTGCAGAAGTGGTATTTCAAGATAAGGCATGCTTAGATGATCTCTGCGGCATCTTACATCCGGCTGTTATTGATCAGATAAAATTGAGAATTGATGAAATAGAAAAGCGGGGAAGGCGAAAGGCTATCATAATCGATGCGGCATTATTAGAAGAATCGGATCTTTCCCTGATATGTGATTTCGTTATCTTTATAAATACTGGCAAAAACCATAGATTGGAACGAAGTCAAGCCAGCCGACGTTGGCCTCGGGGAGAGTTAGAAAAAAGGGAACGCTTTCAAATGGATTTGGAGGATAAGAAAAAAAAGGCAGATTACATCATTGATAATAATTCAACCATTGATAACACTTTTAGGCAAGTAAAAGAATTTTGGCAACGTTATATAGAAGAAATTTAA
- a CDS encoding exopolysaccharide biosynthesis protein, translating into MGNIFSIRILRVIFNFIGLFYLLSLSLYAEDLLDKEYIIGPEDILEIKVWDNEDLNSIVEVSQEGTFTFLLIGRVQANGLSVFELEDIIEKKLADGYLVSPQVTITVKEYNSRKVFVLGEVNKPGSYPLKGNTHILGLISQAGGVTASAGQTVTIVRPRLLHQSGKIGSKESKENEIITLDLGDFDANSKHDTFVVANGDSIYINRAPRVFVIGEVQSPGELKWERGLTIRQAISLAGGSTEKASPKRVIVIRMKNGVEKELKPKMDEFVLPGDIIKVPGRYF; encoded by the coding sequence ATGGGTAATATATTTTCTATAAGAATCTTACGTGTAATTTTCAATTTTATAGGTTTGTTTTATCTGCTATCTTTAAGTCTGTATGCTGAAGATCTCCTCGATAAGGAATATATTATAGGTCCTGAGGATATTCTTGAAATTAAGGTTTGGGATAATGAAGATTTAAATAGTATTGTCGAAGTCTCACAGGAAGGGACTTTTACCTTCCTTCTTATTGGAAGAGTCCAAGCAAATGGCCTGTCGGTCTTCGAGCTTGAAGATATTATTGAGAAGAAACTGGCTGATGGTTATCTCGTTTCACCTCAGGTAACTATTACGGTAAAAGAATATAACAGCCGAAAGGTATTCGTCCTTGGTGAAGTGAATAAACCAGGAAGTTATCCTTTAAAAGGGAATACCCATATATTAGGGCTGATATCACAAGCTGGAGGTGTTACAGCCAGCGCAGGGCAAACAGTTACTATCGTGCGCCCCAGGTTGCTCCACCAAAGTGGAAAGATTGGTTCCAAGGAAAGTAAAGAAAACGAGATTATTACACTTGATTTAGGCGATTTTGATGCTAACAGCAAGCATGATACCTTTGTTGTAGCTAATGGCGACTCCATTTACATTAACCGAGCACCACGAGTTTTTGTAATAGGAGAAGTCCAAAGTCCAGGTGAGTTGAAATGGGAAAGAGGATTGACAATCCGTCAAGCCATATCTCTTGCAGGAGGGTCTACTGAAAAGGCGTCGCCTAAACGCGTGATAGTTATTCGTATGAAAAATGGTGTGGAAAAAGAGCTTAAACCGAAGATGGATGAATTTGTATTGCCAGGTGACATTATTAAGGTTCCTGGACGTTATTTCTAA
- a CDS encoding ABC transporter permease component, whose protein sequence is MNKLIGKSLAFVWRDFINQTSYKFSFFMQFFGIFISILTFFFLSRLIGDVGVSYLKPYGGNYFSFVLIGIALFSYIGVSIEALSTSIREGQMLGTLEALLVTQTEIPTIILSSSLYSFILASFKVAMYLLLGVFIFGIDISSANLIGALLVLFLTIVSFSSFGILSASFVMVLKKGDPISWIFTSIFGILGGLNYPISVLPNWLQKLSYLLPITYSLEGMRLALLKGCSLRALMPNIVALIIFSFIMLPLSLFVFGYAVRRAKIDGTLTQY, encoded by the coding sequence ATGAATAAATTGATAGGAAAATCGCTTGCTTTTGTTTGGAGAGATTTTATAAACCAGACAAGCTACAAGTTTTCATTTTTTATGCAATTTTTTGGCATATTCATATCAATCTTAACGTTTTTCTTTCTTTCAAGGCTTATAGGGGATGTTGGAGTATCATATCTCAAACCATACGGAGGGAATTATTTTTCGTTCGTTCTTATTGGAATTGCATTATTTAGCTATATTGGAGTATCAATAGAGGCTCTCTCAACAAGTATTAGAGAAGGGCAGATGCTTGGTACCTTAGAAGCCTTGTTAGTAACTCAAACAGAGATTCCAACTATCATACTTTCTTCTTCTCTTTATAGTTTTATACTTGCATCTTTCAAAGTAGCAATGTATTTACTCTTAGGAGTTTTTATATTCGGTATAGATATAAGTAGTGCAAACCTAATAGGAGCTTTGCTTGTTCTGTTTCTCACAATTGTCTCTTTTAGCAGCTTTGGAATATTATCTGCTAGTTTTGTTATGGTATTAAAGAAAGGAGATCCAATAAGCTGGATATTTACTAGCATTTTTGGAATTTTAGGAGGACTTAACTATCCTATTTCTGTCCTACCTAATTGGCTTCAAAAATTATCTTATTTATTACCCATTACTTATTCCCTGGAAGGAATGAGATTAGCCTTATTAAAAGGATGTTCTTTACGTGCATTAATGCCAAATATAGTAGCATTAATCATTTTTTCATTTATAATGCTGCCACTAAGTCTTTTTGTTTTTGGATATGCCGTTAGAAGGGCAAAGATAGATGGAACTCTGACACAGTATTAA
- a CDS encoding DNA repair protein RadC — translation MKDEKKRPTIKQLPAHERPRERLIQNGDEHLTDAELLGIIIRDGISHYSAVDLAQKLLSEYGDFRRLSLISIGELCEMKGIGPARAAQIKASLAIAKRFSTISIKPSQQFKCSKDIFGHFHEQLRGRKQEIFLVILLDNKNRIIKELTISSGSLTSSIVHPREVFNPAIKESAFSVIFVHNHPSGDPEPSKEDIQITHRLLEAGNIIGIKVLDHIIIGNECFVSFKDKGIIA, via the coding sequence ATGAAGGATGAGAAGAAACGTCCTACGATTAAACAGCTTCCTGCCCACGAGCGTCCCAGAGAAAGACTTATCCAAAATGGCGATGAACATTTAACAGATGCCGAACTCTTAGGAATTATTATTCGTGATGGTATCTCTCATTATAGCGCCGTTGATTTAGCCCAAAAGCTTCTTTCTGAGTATGGTGACTTTCGAAGATTAAGCTTAATCTCTATTGGTGAATTATGCGAGATGAAGGGAATAGGCCCGGCCAGAGCCGCACAGATCAAAGCATCGCTTGCTATTGCCAAACGTTTTTCTACTATTTCTATAAAACCCTCCCAACAATTTAAGTGTAGTAAAGATATTTTTGGTCATTTTCACGAACAATTACGTGGGAGAAAGCAAGAAATATTCTTAGTTATTTTACTTGATAATAAAAATCGTATCATCAAAGAACTAACTATCTCTTCTGGTAGTTTAACATCCAGTATTGTTCATCCGAGGGAGGTATTTAACCCGGCAATCAAAGAGTCAGCATTCTCAGTAATATTTGTACACAATCACCCTTCCGGTGATCCGGAACCTAGTAAAGAAGATATCCAAATAACCCATCGATTGTTAGAAGCAGGGAATATAATTGGTATAAAAGTTCTGGATCATATTATTATAGGTAATGAGTGTTTTGTGAGTTTTAAAGATAAAGGTATCATAGCTTAA